The following DNA comes from Meles meles chromosome 8, mMelMel3.1 paternal haplotype, whole genome shotgun sequence.
AAGCCGTGACTCTTTAGGGGGTTGGGGGGCTCCTTCTGGGCACCGTGATCACACCTTTCTAAAAAATGGGCCTGTCACAGACACGAGCCCGCACCCCACCCGCTCGGTGCGGTTCTCTCTGCTGTTCTGTATCTGCCCCCAGTTATCTGACCCACCACCTCTGGGTCCCCTTCTCTGGTCCCTTTTTCTGCTGcttgcttctctcttcccttctcttgccGTTTGTCTGTCTTCCTCTTTTGTAGTTTCTTTGCCTCTCCTGGTCTCTGGCTCACAGCTCTCTTGCCCGTACTatgtcattttccatctgtttgtctgtcctctctctcccacaGTCTCTCCATCACCCTCTCTtattgcttctcttctctctgcttcccttttgGCCTTTCTGACTTGGTTTCCCCGCAGTGGGAGGAGGAGTGGACGCTGCTGGGAAAGGAGGAGCTGAGTGggtgagtgagggagagggaagctacaggggaggggtgggggcacctgAAGAGGTTGACCTCTGACCTCATCCCCTTCTGCCCAGGAGCCTGTTACAGTCCGTCGAGGAGGCCCTAGAGGAAAGGTGAGGGACTGGGCCGGAAGGTGGGGGGCGGGCAGCTGGATCTGGGGCCCGGTGACATCTCACACTTCATGTCCCCCTGGTTTGTCCCCCACAGGAGTCTGACCATCCGGCCAGCCTCAGAACTCCAGGTATAGTGTGGAGGGGAGttggagcggggggtgggggagggggctgcaaaGGGTGCAGGTGGGGTGAGACCAGGTTACCGGGGACCTGCTGACagccaggctcagtcccctgacTCTCCTCTCAGGAGCTGGACTCCCCAGATGATACCACAGGCACCATCAAGCGGGCCCCGTTCTTGGGGCCTTCCCCCGCTGAGCCTCCAGCAGAAGAAGACCCTCTCTCCAGCCCCCTGGGTGAGTCCAGTCTTGGGGGACCCGGAGGCCAGCTCGGGTGGGGCTGGAGCTGGAATTCACAGCCGGTCTGTGCCTGCAGGAACCCCACCTCCGCCACCCCCAGGTCCTAACAGCACCCCGCGGCTCCCCACCGCCTGGGCCACCATGAAGCACAGGGAGGATCCTGAGGTGAGACGGTGCTCCAGAGGGGCTGGGAAGATGGGAGGCTGGGGTGCCCCCTTGGCCCTGACTTGGTCCCTCCCTTCCAGAGATCATCGTGTCACgggctccccccaacccccaaggtGCACGTAAGTGTCCTGCGGCCCTGCCTGCCCgcccacctcctgcctcccccacctctgtCTTCTTCACCGGCCTCTTGCCTTCTCTCCAGATGGGCGCCTGCTTCTCCAAGGTCTTCAATGGCTGCCCCCTGCGGATCCACGCTGCTGTCACCTGGGTCCACCCTGTCACCCGGGGTAGGCCGGGGCCGGGAGGAAGCGGGAGCCCAGGAATGCCCCAGCCTGGGCCAAGGGTGGGGGATGGATCCGTTGACCccagaccccctccccaccccgcagaCCAGTTCCTGGTGGTGGGGGCCGAGGAAGGCATCTACACCCTCAACCTGCATGAACTGCACGAGGACACGCTGGAGAAGGTGAGGCCCGGCTGGCTTTGGGCGGGggggcagggccctgggggggccgGGGTGCCGACTCCGCGTCCACCCTTCGCTCTGTGGCCTCCAGCTGATTTCGCAGCGCTGCACCTGGCTCTACTGTGTGAACAACGTGCTGCTGTCGCTCTCAGGTAGGGCTGgggccgccggggccggggccTGCCCCCCCACAGCCCGCGCTCTCTGAGcctctcgctccctctccccGGCAGGGAAATCCACGCACATCTGGGCCCATGACCTCCCAGGCCTGTTTGAGCAGCGAAGACTCCAGCAACAGGTTCCCCTCTCCATCCCTACCAACCGCCTCACTCAGCGCATCATCCCCAggtcaggacccccccccccccacccaccccgggaGCCTGGATGATGCGGTGGGGCTGGAAacgggggaggtggaggggcagagccGGGGTTGGACTATGGCCTTGCATGGGACTGGGCTTGTGATCTCACAGGTCGCTCTGCCTGTCTGAGCCTAGTTGCCTCCTCTGTCAGAGCCTTGGTAGCCCCCATCCCGGGCCCCTGGGTCCCTGGGCCTGTTTGGAAGCAGGGGGACCCTGGTGAGGCAGCTGTGGTCATTAGGGTACCAGGAAATGCTTAGCAAGCGCTTGCTGTAGGTCTGGGCCTAAGCTGGGCTTAGAGACAGCAAATCACCAGCGTCCTTGAGGGTCAGTATCTGGCAGGGCAGTGAACCAGAGGGAGAGCTGGGAGGGGCGCGGAGGCCTCTGGGAGGCCGGCCACCCGAGGCCGTTGGGTGGCAGGTGCACAGCAGACTTCTGTGCAGGTGAATTTGGGAATATGGCGTTGCAGGCAGGGGACGAGCACCAGAGAATTCTTGTGGGTGATCTGGGGAGTCGTTTggccagagggaggaggacagagcagCCTGAGGGGAAGACACATGGGTGTCAGAGCCCTTCCTTTGATGCCAGGCCCAGGATCTGGGTTTTGTTCAACCGGCAGCAGCACGGGGAACGTTTTAGAAGGATCGCTCAGTACGTCAGTCGGGACTCTTCCTGTTGCCGGAGATGCGGGTCATTGACATAAGCAGAAAAGGGGATTTAGTGGCCTGTGTAACTACAAGGTCAGGAGTAGAGTTAGCTTCAGGCCCAGCTGGATCCAGGCTTAAACGGCTTCATCAGGAATCTGCCCGCATCTCTTGGCTCGGCTttcctctgtccccttcctcaGGCAGGCTTTCCTGTCCAGGGAGGCAGGCCTGCCGCTCCTGACCAGCGTTGCCTTAGCCAACAGCCCTGTGGTACTAGAACCTTTGCTTCCAAGTGATTCCCACGAAGTCCATGGGTCTAGCTTAGGCCCCGCCCACTCTGAGCCTGTCACTGTGGCCATGGCATGAGGAGctcagggggtggggtgggcaggccTGGGTCCCGTGCCCTGTCCTAGAGCTGGGGGTCAAAAGAGACAGTTGAAGACTAGAGGCATCTGCTGGCTGGCTGTGCTGAGAGTGGTCATGGCTTGAGCCATATTCAGGAAGCAGGGTTGACCGGATCTGGGGCCTGACCGGAGTgagcaagagggaggagggagggactgGGGGACCTCGGGGGAGCAGATGGTGCCATGTGTTTTGTGAGGTGTCCGGGGGGATGTCCAAGGTAGTCCCTTGTTCGGTCATTCAGAGATTCAGAGATGACCTCCTCAGTACTTAGTACGTGTCTGGGGGCCTCTGTGGACTAGAGTCCCTCATATTCTCTGGATTTTCTTGTCACGAGAGACAGACAACAATCAATCAACATAAAAAGGGTATTATATGCTGCTGTGCAGAGGGGAACATGGTACGTAAAGCAAGGGGAGAAGAAGGAACGGGGAGGGGGGGCGCCGGGATTGTGTTTTAAACAAGGTGGTCAGGAAGGACCTGGCTGACATGTGCTGTTTGAGTAAAGACTTAGAGCAAGCCTTGTTGATATCTGGTGGGGGGAAGCATTCCAGAGGGCAAGGACGGTTAGTGCAAAGgatctggggcaggaacaggctTGGCCTATTTGAAGAACAGCAAGGAGACTGGTGTAGCCAGATGGACGGAGTGCAGGGAGGGTGATCTGGGAGGGCCCTGTAGCCATAAGGGAGGCCTTTGACTTTGACTCAAGAGCAGCCTGAGGGCCACTGCAGAAAAGTGACGTGGACTGAGGTTTTCTGAGGTTCGCGGACCGGGGATCCCTGTAGCCGCTGTGTTGAGAATAGACTGACGGGGTGAAGGGAAAGCAGGGAAACCGCGTCAGGAGATTCTTGGAATCATCAGGTGGGAGGCGGTGGTGGTATGGGTCAGGGTAGCGGCGAGGGAGATAAAAAGCGGCtgaattctggttttcttttgcaaGTTGGATCAGCAGGATTTCCTGACAGTTGGTgggtgggagagaaagagtcTAGGATGACTCCGGGGTTTTTGGCCTGGGCCGCAGGAAGGATAGAGCTGTCGTCAGATGGCAGTGGGTCAGGGTCCAGCGTCCGAGATGTGCAAGCAGGACCTTGGGCAGCTGTGTGCCAGCCGTGCCTGGATTCGAGAAGGGGTCCGCGCTGTGGGCTTGGATGTGGCCCTGCCCAGGAGGGATGGTGGGAGCTGGTAGGGGCGGCGGGAGAGGTCAGGCTGGTGGGTACCCCAGCTGGGGAGCTGTGGGGCCAGGCCCTTCCTGCAGCGGCCTCACTCACGTACCACATCTGGAGCCCTGCGGCCCTGGGGCTTCCTGAGCTCAGTTCCCGAGCAAACCTCTGCTTTGTCCCAGGACCTGCAGGAAACAGGCCCATCAGAGCCCCAGCTTGGGTGTGTGTTTGGAAAGTCACAGAGTCGTGGTGTTCACTTTGCACATTAAAATCAGAGAGCCAGAAttgtttggaggaaaaaaaaaaaaaaaaaccagatacaAAAAATATATGCCTCTGTCCCCGTCCAGAGGGCAGTTGGGACAGAGAGCGGccggagcaaagggagagaggagacagaggggGCAGATGGCCTGGGTCGCTGGGAGGATGAGGCAGGCCTCCAGACGCATAACCCTGTTCCCCAGAGAAGGAATAGGACTTTGGAGGTCCCCTGAGGGCTTGGGGGGCAGGCAATAACCAAAGCAAGGACGATACCTACTCTCCCCGTGCTGAGGCGGCCAAGGTAGTTGAGCCACCCGCCGGCCTCCTGTGGCATCCCTTCAGAGGCCGTTTATTTGTGGTTTTCTTGCAAGTCTTAATCCCCTTGGGCCTGCCGGCCCTGCTGTGACGTGTGACATGTGGCAGGAGAGGGCGGGGGTGCTCTGACGGGCCTCacggcagggcgggggggggggggtgcctggagCCGCCATCcgcttctgccctctccctgcccttgtTTCTCCTTTCACGGCTGCTTTTAGATCTTGCCTTGGCCTCAGAAGGATTTTCAGTGACTGACAGTGGGCAGGAAAGTAATTATTCAGATTGGGAAGTGCTAGCCCTGCTTGAGTTCACGCAGCGCACTGGGCTCGGCTGGAAGCCCTTCTCCTCCCTGCAGGGTCGGTGCCACAGTTACCCCCATTCtccagatgaggaagttgaggcagGGGCAGGTTAAGCGAGCTGCCCGAAGGGCAGGTGAAGGGACTTCTGTGCCCACACCCCTGGGCCGCAGGCTTGGAGGTGGGCGCTGGAGCCTCAGTCTCTCCACACCTCCCCAtcaggcagggaaggggagagtgCCCATCTCAGGGCTCAGGGGGGCCTTGACCTTGGATGGCGCCCATGACCCACGCCCTGGTCGTCACCCCCGCAGGCGCTTTGCCCTGTCCGCCAAGATCCCAGATACCAAAGGCTGCCTGCAGTGTCGTGTGGGTAAGAGCCAGGctttggggggctggggggagccgAGGTCACAGGCACGTCCTGGTCCCCATCGCCGGCCTCTCTTGCAGTGCGGAACCCCTACACGGGCAGCACCTTCCTGCTGGCCGCCCTGCCCGCCAGCCTGCTCCTGCTGCAGTGGTATGAGCCGCTGCAGAAGTTCCTGCTGCTGAAGGTACGCGACCGGGGGTGGCGGTGGGCAGGGCTGTGGCCGGGAGAGGGGGGACCCTGGCAGCAGCAGTGGGCCCTGGGGGGGAGAAATGGAGACCTGAGCACCGCTGCTGCCCCCAGAACTTTTccagccccctgcccagcccagcaggGATGCTGGAACCCCTGGTGCTGGACGGGAAGGAGCTGCCGcaggtgtgtgtgggggcggAGGGCCCGGAGGGGCCTGGCTGCCGAGTCCTCTTCCACGTCCTGCCCCTGGAGGCTGGTCTGACTCCTGACGTCCTCATACCCCCTGGTGAGCCGGAGGGCCGTGTGcgtgtctgtttgtgtgtgtgtgtgtgttgcggggGGGCGGTGGAGGGTTAGGGATTGCCTTCACAGCAGCTTAGGGCCCCGCGGAGAGCCCGGAGGCCCAGAGCTCCCAGCGCCCCTCCAGCCGGGCTTCTTTAAAAGGTTTCAATGAGACCCCGGGCTTGGCAGCTGAGAAAAGCCTGACCGAGACTGGTAGGGGCCACAGGGACAGAACCAGCCTGGGCAAGGCGGGCACCAGAGGAAGGACAGGAGCACTGGACTGACGCCTAGTTGTGTCCCGAGCCAGGGGCCTCCCACACAggccttcattcttttttttttttttaatgttttatttatttatttgacagagatcacaagtaggcagagaggcaggcagagaggcaggcagagagagaggaagggaagcaggctcctcactgagcagagagcccaatgcggggctcgatcccaggaccccgggatcatgacctgagccagaaggcagaggctttaacccactgagccacccaggcgcccccaggcctTCATTCTTAATCCTCATGATGGCCCCACAAGGTCGCCATCGCCCTGCCTGTGTTTCACACGAGGGAGCTGAGAGTGTGTGACCGCTCAGACACATGCGGTCACACGGCAGCAGAGTCGCACACCGTGCTTCTCCCGGCTCCAGAAACCCTGCCCTCCCCGGCTTCCTGGGACGCACCTCTGCCTCTCTAGGTGCCCGCAGACGGGTCACTCagccactctgagcctcagttccccaCACGGGCCCGTGTGGGCGTCTGTCAGACTGCTGTGGGGTTGGAATGTGCTTGTGGGGACAGCCGGTCATCGGGCGGGCCGGAGCAAGGGGGAGCGGCTCAGCCGGGTGCATCTCCCTTGTCTGCCTGCAGAGGGCGTCCCGGGCACTGCCCAGCAGGTGATCCAGGTGGACAGGGACACAGTGCTAGTCTGCTTTGACCGTGAGTGCCCCCGAGGTCAGGgctgggggcagtggaggggctTCGGGGAGGCTGAGGGAAGCCAAGTGAATGACGGTCCGCCTCCCCAGAAGGGGACCACCGCATTCGCACCCACCAGCCCTCTCCCTGTACAGGCTGTGTGAGGATTGTCGACCTGCTGGGTGAGCCCACGGCCACACTGGCGCCTGTGCTGACCTTTGACTTCCCCATCGAGACTGTGGGTGAGTGAGCCGGATGCGGGTGGGGCCGGGAAGGTCCGCAGCCTGGAGCACGGACTGTGGGGCCAGGGGTGGGCAGTTGGATGAGGGGGCAGGCTCCAGCCCCTCTCAAGAGCCCCACGGCTCACCTGCCATCTGCGAGAGAACCTCTGTGGCCCAGACCCAGGCCCAGGgtgtggctggggtgggggggggcctgTCCTCAGAGCTGCTGCAGGCCTGAGGCAGCCCGATGCCTCCTAGTTTGTCTGCAAGACAGCGTGCTGGCCTTCTGGAGTCATGGGATGCAAGGCCGTAGCCTGGACACCAATGAGGTGAGTGGAACTCGGGATCCTGGCTGTCCCCCCCCACAACCCTGTGGCCCTGTTGGCCCCGCCCCTTAGGAGAGGACCTGCTGGGGTGGCCTCAGTGCCCCTTTTCTTCCCAGGTGACCCAGGAGATCACAGACGAGACAAGGATCTTCCGGGTGCTCGGGGCCCACAGGTAGGACACCGTGCCCCGACCTCCCCTTCGGATGCGCCTGCGGCGGGATGGATGTGCGCACAGGTCTTCCCTGCCTTGCTCACGTCAGGTTCTCTCTCGTCTCCAGAGATATCATCCTCGAGAGCATTCCCACCGACAACCCAGGGGCTCACAGCAACCTCTACATCCTCACCGGCCATCAGAGCAGTTACTGAGGGGGCGGGTCTGACCTTgccatccccccaccctgcccccaggccTTAGCTGCAGTCCGTTTAGGCAGAGGGACCTCTCCCCGGTCAGAGGAGCCCAGGCTGTGCTGGCCTGAAGGGCAAAAATAATCCTGAGAAGAGTTTTGGGACTACGGAGGGGAGTAGAGGGGAGCCCACCCCAGGGCCCCCCGCAGAACTGGACCAGAGGAAgctgctgtcccctccccctcccctgtgtGCAGCTGAGGCCCTGCGGCAAGGGccctgggcagggtgggggcaggccCAGGCAGCCCATTCCATTTTGTTCTacatttcctttccattcttcctGCCAAgagcctgccccctgccccctgtccTGGGGAACATGGTATTTAAAAGAGAGACTATATTGGTATTAAAGCTGGTTTGATTTTACTCCACTGATCCCTCTTTGTTGGCGGGGGAGCTGAGCCCATGGTctcatctccttcctcctcccctccctccctccagctcctctCTCTGTGGCACCAGAAAAGGGGGGCCACCCATGGGGGAGCTAGGCAGAGCTGATGGAGAGGCCAGTGTCCCCAGAAGGCATCTTAGGGGTACTGTCTTCCCAGACTCCCCTGCTCAGCATGAGCCCTCGGCTTTGATGTGTGAGGCCTCTTTTGTGGCCCAGGAATCATGCAGGTGGGGTGAGGCCCCCTAACGAAGGGATTCTCAGCCAGGGCACCCCTGCCCCACCCGGGATCTCACCGGGCAGCCAGGGCCTGGGAAGGGCCAGCCACTGACTGCTCTATGGACACAGCCTGCTATGAGCTGTGTCCCCTGCCCACATCTGGGGctacctccctgcccccagctgctGCCCAGGAATCAGTGTGTTCTACCAGGCCGACTGCAAAGAACGGGCACCGTCAGCAGGCTGGACTCTGGGAAGATCAGCCTGTGTCCATTTCATAAGTACTCCCAGACGGCCTCCTGAGTGCCACACCCTGGGCTCGCAGAGGGCTTGGTACCAAGACATGGACCAGCTCCCAGTGAAGGCAGTGATCCTTGCCGGAGCCTGCGTCTCAAGGGTACGTCTGTCTGCCCATGGCTGCCCTTGGGCTTTGCATTGTCATTCTAGCACTTTTTCCTCTTAGAGGGCTCCGTAGCCTCAGGccagggcgcccccccccccaaccattaCAGGCAAGTGTTTGAATTAAGAATTTCTCTCCACCTGGTGGGTTGCTGGTATTTGATAAATGGATGCGCCTGGGTGGTGATGCACGTGGGTGGGGCCCCCGGGCCGTCCCAGGTTGTCCTGTCGTCCCCTTGTCCACCCTCCTGCAGAGCCCCGACTGCTCTGACTCCTAGGGGTTTTTGGCTGAAATAGATTGTCAGACCGGGAGGGAGACCGAGCTGTACATTGGCAAGCACGCCTGCCGTCTCCCTGAGACCCGAAGGAGGGTAACAGGCACCTTCCAAGTTCTGACGGTCTGTGCCTGCCTGGAGGACGTCTGATGGACCAAATGTGGAGGGACGTGATAGATCCCTaccttcccattttccagatttcttgGTGGAGATGTGGGACCGAGTTGAGGAGTGCTGGGGGTGGAGAGGTgagctcccactgagcagaggtcCCTGACCCTCACCCCAGGTGCCTCTCCAGAGCGGGGAGGAcggacccctcccccccaccgcccccaacaaaGCAGCAGCCAGCAAAGAGCGCCACCTTGTGGCAGGTTGCCCCAGGCTGTGGCTGCCACCACGGTCTGCAAAGGGGGTTTGGGGCAGTGGAGAGTGTAACATGCCAAAAAGTGGGAGGTCGGGGCTGGGGGAGGCgtgggcccggggggggggggggggggggggggggggggacggaccCAAGTAGTCACTGGCAGCACAGGCTGGCCACAAGCCAAAGAAAGGCCAGGAGGCTAGGAATTTGCACTGAAAAGACTAaaagtgttattttatttatgtatttttaagaaggTAGCCCTTG
Coding sequences within:
- the MAP4K2 gene encoding mitogen-activated protein kinase kinase kinase kinase 2 isoform X1, which produces MALLRDVSLQDPRDRFELLQRVGAGTYGDVYKARDTVTSELAAVKIVKLDPGDDTSSLQQEITILRECRHPNVVAYIGSYLRNDRLWICMEFCGGGSLQEIYHATGPLEERQIAYVCREALKGLHHLHSQGKIHRDIKGANLLLTLQGDVKLADFGVSGELTASVAKRRSFIGTPYWMAPEVAAVERKGGYNELCDVWALGITAIELGELQPPLFHLHPMRALMLMSKSSFQPPRLRDKTRWTQNFHHFLKLALTKNPKKRPTAEKLLQHPFTTQHLPRALLTQLLDKANDPHLGTPSPEDCDLETYDMFPDTIHSRGQHGPAERTPSEIQFHQVKFGAPRRKETDPLNEPWEEEWTLLGKEELSGSLLQSVEEALEERSLTIRPASELQELDSPDDTTGTIKRAPFLGPSPAEPPAEEDPLSSPLGTPPPPPPGPNSTPRLPTAWATMKHREDPERSSCHGLPPTPKVHMGACFSKVFNGCPLRIHAAVTWVHPVTRDQFLVVGAEEGIYTLNLHELHEDTLEKLISQRCTWLYCVNNVLLSLSGKSTHIWAHDLPGLFEQRRLQQQVPLSIPTNRLTQRIIPRRFALSAKIPDTKGCLQCRVVRNPYTGSTFLLAALPASLLLLQWYEPLQKFLLLKNFSSPLPSPAGMLEPLVLDGKELPQVCVGAEGPEGPGCRVLFHVLPLEAGLTPDVLIPPEGVPGTAQQVIQVDRDTVLVCFDRCVRIVDLLGEPTATLAPVLTFDFPIETVVCLQDSVLAFWSHGMQGRSLDTNEVTQEITDETRIFRVLGAHRDIILESIPTDNPGAHSNLYILTGHQSSY
- the MAP4K2 gene encoding mitogen-activated protein kinase kinase kinase kinase 2 isoform X2 yields the protein MALLRDVSLQDPRDRFELLQRVGAGTYGDVYKARDTVTSELAAVKIVKLDPGDDTSSLQQEITILRECRHPNVVAYIGSYLRNDRLWICMEFCGGGSLQEIYHATGPLEERQIAYVCREALKGLHHLHSQGKIHRDIKGDVKLADFGVSGELTASVAKRRSFIGTPYWMAPEVAAVERKGGYNELCDVWALGITAIELGELQPPLFHLHPMRALMLMSKSSFQPPRLRDKTRWTQNFHHFLKLALTKNPKKRPTAEKLLQHPFTTQHLPRALLTQLLDKANDPHLGTPSPEDCDLETYDMFPDTIHSRGQHGPAERTPSEIQFHQVKFGAPRRKETDPLNEPWEEEWTLLGKEELSGSLLQSVEEALEERSLTIRPASELQELDSPDDTTGTIKRAPFLGPSPAEPPAEEDPLSSPLGTPPPPPPGPNSTPRLPTAWATMKHREDPERSSCHGLPPTPKVHMGACFSKVFNGCPLRIHAAVTWVHPVTRDQFLVVGAEEGIYTLNLHELHEDTLEKLISQRCTWLYCVNNVLLSLSGKSTHIWAHDLPGLFEQRRLQQQVPLSIPTNRLTQRIIPRRFALSAKIPDTKGCLQCRVVRNPYTGSTFLLAALPASLLLLQWYEPLQKFLLLKNFSSPLPSPAGMLEPLVLDGKELPQVCVGAEGPEGPGCRVLFHVLPLEAGLTPDVLIPPEGVPGTAQQVIQVDRDTVLVCFDRCVRIVDLLGEPTATLAPVLTFDFPIETVVCLQDSVLAFWSHGMQGRSLDTNEVTQEITDETRIFRVLGAHRDIILESIPTDNPGAHSNLYILTGHQSSY